In a single window of the Raphanus sativus cultivar WK10039 chromosome 9, ASM80110v3, whole genome shotgun sequence genome:
- the LOC108824753 gene encoding uncharacterized protein LOC108824753: MSEESPRPAARRRSSVSSSRASGSSHEQNSFPAYIPAPPPAPAQQNPGVMPVELLVQQPGREHLPVLHPTPRRGHSTWFTKSSNGISRSINQMMYSMLQIGYTKWSEIPQEDQELWFRQFAQEFNWHPDHTETVRIRFKAKAMDSYTKQVNAWKKVWQKNKRPRNINGRVFEQLIVHWQKDETAETSSRNSKNRKSDRGGKGMYVHNLGACSMSTKEDELIEANDGNPVDRLQLIKVAHTNKKTGQIQDLLIKDVVDLVETEIASQSQPLSDDGDSVGASTTLSRLQINEMVEKAVPKRKGGFLVGLARRASSYPASSSQVPYADPMILEELHDKGERIVALEEQNATIQAENATILAELASQKKTNAEIMEKLNRLFASSS, from the exons gtCCGAGGAATCACCCCGCCCCGCAGCCCGTCGACGTAGTTCGGTGAGCTCTTCCCGTGCATCGGGATCGTCTCACGAACAAAACTCGTTTCCCGCATATATTCCCGCTCCACCTCCCGCTCCTGCTCAACAGAATCCGGGGGTCATGCCAGTTGAACTATTGGTTCAACAACCGGGTCGAGAGCATCTCCCGGTTCTCCATCCCACCCCACGACGAGGACATAGCACttg gttcaccaagTCGAGTAATGGCATTAGCAGGAGCATCAACCAGATGATGTATTCCATGCTCCAAATTGGATATACGAAGTGGAGTGAGATCCCTCAAGAAGACCAAGAGTTGTGGTTTCGTCAATTTGCG CAAGAGTTCAACTGGCACCCCGATCACACGGAAACAGTCCGTATTAGATTCAAAGCTAAGGCCATGGACTCTTATACAAAGCAGGTGAACGCGTGGAAGAAAGTTTGGCAGAAGAACAAGAGGCCACGGAACATCAACGGGAGGGTGTTCGAGCAGTTGATAGTTCATTGGCAGAAGGACGAAACTGCAGAGACGTCTTCTAGGAACTCTAAGAACCGGAAGAGCGATCGTGGCGGGAAAGGTATGTATGTGCACAACCTCGGGGCTTGCTCTATGTCTACTAAGGAAGATGaactt ATCGAAGCAAATGACGGTAATCCCGTTGATCGACTCCAACTCATTAAGGTGGCTCACACTAACAAGAAGACGGGTCAAATTCAGGACCTCTTGATCAAAGATGTCGTTGATTTGGTGGAAACTGAAATAGCATCTCAATCTCAGCCTCTCTCTGATGACGGCGATTCAGTGGGAGCTTCAACCACCTTGTCCCGATTGCAAATAAATGAGATGGTtgaaaag gcTGTTCCTAAAAGGAAAGGAGGCTTTTTAGTTGGATTGGCCCGCCGTGCTTCTTCGTATCCGGCATCTTCTTCGCAGGTTCCGTATGCCGATCCCATGATTCTCGAGGAGCTACATGACAAAGGTGAACGGATTGTGGCATTGGAGGAGCAGAACGCCACTATCCAAGCTGAGAATGCCACTATCCTTGCTGAGTTGGCATCCCAAAAGAAGACCAACGCCGAGATAATGGAGAAGCTAAACCGTTTATTTGCTTCGAGTTCTtag